The nucleotide sequence GGTTCGAAGACGTAATGGTGACCTCCGGCTCCAGTGACTGTGCCGTCTTGTGAGACACCGCGTAGGTCCGAGCACTCGGTTCGGCGAGCATCGAGCGGCGCGACAGGGCACTCAGGCCAGCGATCAGGGGACAGTGCGCAGCCACTTGGTCCTCGACGGCAGCAAGTCGTCGCTTGACGGGACTTTGCAGCACGTCTTGCGCCGCTTCCCACGTCGCACGACGCCCTCGGCTGAGATGCACTTCCTTAGTGCGACCCTCCCTGCGCGTGCTCACGAGCCCATGGGAATCCAGCTCTGCCACAGCTCGACTGGCGGTCATGAGGGTCTGGCCAAGAACCGGCGCAAGCTCACTAGCCGTTCGGGGGATCGACGAATCTGCTCCGCGCAGCAACAGGTAGAGCAGCATGGCCTGAGCAGATGGGCGCAGCGTGTCGCGGACCTCAGTGGGCCGGCGGGCACGGGATCGGAAGTCGACCCCGAAGTCCGGCAGGTAGAGCTGTGTCCCGGGCACCACGAAGGCGATGCCGCGCTCGATAAGGCGCCGCCGCGCGTAGGAGGGCAGCCTCTCAAACACAACGACTTGAGCTTCCGGCCAGCGCTCTAACAGCGAGGACGTGTGCTTCTCGATTGCGGCGGGGGTTGGCTCATCGCGCGCGAAGAGCCAGAGCGCTCGCCTGTCACCCAGACGCCCCTGAAAGATGAGATAGGAGTTGCGAAGGTACGGCGGCAGGGTCTTTGCACTGGGCCATGGCGACAGCTCAAGCGTCACGTGCATGGTCTCGGCGACATAGGATTCCGTCGCCGCTATCAGCCCCTCTTGAATGTCGCGTTTCTCCGCTGACGATAACATCATGTGTGCACACTAACACGCAGAATGTTAGTGTGCAACCCCATGTTATTCAGGGACACGTGCCCATGTCGAGGGGGATCATCGGTAGGGATTCACCGCACATCACATACTTTCACCCGTATTCAGAGCGCTAACGAGGTCCCCGACGAGC is from Actinomycetota bacterium and encodes:
- a CDS encoding winged helix-turn-helix transcriptional regulator; translated protein: MMLSSAEKRDIQEGLIAATESYVAETMHVTLELSPWPSAKTLPPYLRNSYLIFQGRLGDRRALWLFARDEPTPAAIEKHTSSLLERWPEAQVVVFERLPSYARRRLIERGIAFVVPGTQLYLPDFGVDFRSRARRPTEVRDTLRPSAQAMLLYLLLRGADSSIPRTASELAPVLGQTLMTASRAVAELDSHGLVSTRREGRTKEVHLSRGRRATWEAAQDVLQSPVKRRLAAVEDQVAAHCPLIAGLSALSRRSMLAEPSARTYAVSHKTAQSLEPEVTITSSNLAVADEPGMAVVEVWTYDPRPLAVANIVDPLSLYLSLREDVDERVEGALRQMMEEFSW